Genomic DNA from Williamwhitmania sp.:
CCGCTCGCGCTTGGTATGTTTCATTTCCGGGGTTTCCCCCCCGGCTACAAACATGCAACCCCTCTGGGGTTGGGCTATAGAACGAATTTTTTTTGTCCCTACATTGGTTGAATTCCTCTAACTTCCTCTAACTTCCTCTAACTTCCTCTAACTTCCTCTAACTCCCGTATAACTCCCGTTTAACTTCTGAATAACTTCCGAATCTTTTAACCTTTTTTAAGTAACCAAACAGCAGCACCATATTGTAAAATTAGCCTACTTTTGCCTTGCAAATTAATTCTCACTTCTTATGGACGATGGCCCTTTTAGTAGAAAGAATGCAGTAACAACCACGCATCAATAGGGGGTGAGTAGCGGTTTGCCTCTCTTTTTGGTGCATTAATAGAGGCATTACCAATGATTAAAGTTGCAAAGAAAATTGGCTCCACCTTTTCCAACGCAGGCGGGCTAAACCAGGGGGCTACTGTGCGGTTACGGCAGGCAGCTCAGCTTTCCACTACACATCTCTATGACTTTCTTGAGACCAAACCGGAGGGATTAACTGCCGAGGAGGTTGAGCTAAGGCAGGAACAGTATGGGCAAAACGATGTGAGGCACGATAGACCTCCAACGTGGTACCGACAGCTGCTCGACGCCTTTATCAATCCCTTTGTGGGCATTCTAGTGCTCATTGCAGTTGTTTCGTTCATTATTGATGTGTGGCTGGCCCCACCTGAAGAGAAAGAGTATAAAACGGTGGTGGTGGTCTCCATTATGGTGCTCATTAGTTCCATGCTCCGCTTTGTGCAGGAGTTCAAGAGTAGTCGGGCTGCGGAACGGTTGAAAAGCATGGTAAAAACCACCGCTACGGTGCATCGCCAGCCTACCAGTCGGCAGGAGGTGGAGATTGGCGAGCTGGTCCCTGGTGACATCATATTCCTCTCCGCCGGCGATATGATTCCGGCCGATTGCCGTATTCTCCAGTCGAAAGACCTCTTTATAAACCAGTCGGTGCTTACCGGTGAAGCGTTACCTGTGGAAAAGCGAGACCATCCGGTGGATGAGGCCAACAGGATGTCGACCTTGGAACTCACGAACCTCTGCTTCATGGGAACCAATGTGGAGAGTGGAACGGCCACGGCAATTGTTGTGAATAAGGGCAACCTTACCTACTTTGGCAGCATTACAAGCACCTTGTCGGGCAAGCGTGCCGAAACCAGTTTCGACAAGGGGATAAAGAAGATTAGCTGGTTGCTCATCCGCTTTATGGTGGTGATGGTGCCGCTCATCTTTCTCATCAACGGCTTAGTTAAGGGAAACTGGTTCGATGCGCTGCTATTTGCCATTGCGGTGGCCGTGGGCTTAACGCCCGAAATGCTTCCCATGATTGTTACAGCAAACCTTGCCAAGGGAGCCGTGAACATGAGCAAGCGTAAGGTGATTGTGAAGCGCCTCAACGCTATTCAAAATCTGGGCGCCATGAATGTGCTCTGCACCGACAAGACAGGAACCCTTACCCTCGATAAAATTGTGCTGGAGCGCCACCTGAACGTGATGGGCTACGACGACCATGAGGTGCTGAAATGGGCCTACCTTAACAGCTATCACCAAACGGGTCTCAAAAGCTTGCTCGATATGGCAATTCTGCAGCACGTGGAGCTTCACGATACCATGGTGGAGGAGCGCTACGAAAAGGTGGATGAGATACCATTCGACTTTATGCGGCGGCGTCTCTCCGTTATTCTTCGGCAGAGCAACGGAAAGCACCTGCTCATCTGTAAGGGAGCCGTGGAGGAGATGCTGGATATGTGCAGCCTTGTGTACGACCCCGGCGACGATAACCAGCTGCAAATTGCCTCCGACGAGGTTGTTCCTCTCGAAGATGAAATTCGGGATGGGGTTCTTCGGCAGGCCAAAAAGCTCAACGAGGATGGTATGCGGGTTCTCCTGATTGCCGTTAAGTTTTTTGATGACCGTGAGTTGAACTACTCGGTAGCCGATGAGAAAGATATGCTTCTTATTGGTCTTATTGGGTTTCTTGACCCTGCTAAACCCACTGCGAAAGATGCCATTGAGTCGCTGCACGAGCTTGGAGTGGAGGTAAAGGTGCTCACCGGTGATAACGAGATTGTAACCGGTAAAATTTGCCGGGAGGTGGGCATACCCGTTAGCACCATCATGCTGGGTAGCGAACTGGAGCAGCTCACCGACAGCGCATTGCGGGATCGCATCAACGACATTAGCATATTCGCCAAGCTGAGCCCAGACCAGAAAATTAGGGTGGTACAGAACCTACAAGCCATTGGGCATACCGTTGGCTTTATGGGCGATGGCATAAACGATGCGGGAGCACTCCGCGTGGCCGACGTAGGCATTTCGGTGGATACAGCCACCGACATCTCCAAGGAGAGTGCCGACATCATTTTATTGGAAAAGGATCTTACCGTTCTTCGGAAGGGAATTGTATACGGTAGGCGCACCTTTGGAAATATTCTGAAGTATATCAAAATGACCGCCAGCAGCAACTTTGGTAACATGTTTAGCATGCTTGGCGCCAGCATCTTTCTACCATTCCTACCCATGCTACCGGCCCAGCTACTTATGCAGAACTTGCTTTACGATATGTCCCAAATCGCCATACCGCTCGATACAGTCGACAAGGAGTACATCGATAGGCCAAGGAAGTGGGACACCTCCGGGATAACCCGGTTTATTCTCTACATCGGGCCCATCAGCTCCATTTTCGACTACGCCACCTTTGCCCTGATGTTTTTCTTCTTCAAGGCCTCTTCACCTGAGCATCAAAGCCTTTTTCAGAGCGGATGGTTTGTGGAAGGACTGCTCTCCCAAACGCTCATTGTGCATCTAATTCGCACCCGTAGGGTTCCCTTCTTCCAGAGCTGGGCCACCCCTCCGGTAATTCTGCTTACACTGCTCATTATGACCATTGGCATTGCAATTCCCATGATGCCCTGGGCGGGAGCAATGGGACTTCAACCTCTTCCACCACTTTACTTCCTCTTTTTGTTGGTTATACTGGTATCGTATGCCCTGCTAACGCAGGTTGTTAAGGGGTGGTTTATTCGGAAATTCCACGACTTTTAGGGAGTACTCAGCAAAGGATTGGAGCTAGCCAAGCGGTTGTTAAGCTAGTCAAGTAGCAGTTACTTATGCACGGAATAGGGTAGATGGCAGCGACTATCAGAAATAGTATGTCTCAGTTTTTTGGCATGTATGTTAAACACTCAGTGTTCAATAGATTTTTATCGACTAAATTGTAATTATTTGTATTACAGTAGAATAATGATTATTATCCTAGATATGAATTAGTATTTTTGAAAAAAAATTACTTTTTTCTTGCTTTTTGGTAGATGATATACTATATTTGTAAGTAAATGATTACATTCATATCTTAAAATGGAACGACAGAACACAGACGTAAGGCAGGAGCAGATAAAGCAAGCGGTGCTGGACATTATCTACACCGACGGGCTTAAGAACTTATCCACGCGGAATCTGGCAAAGCGTATAGGCCTTAGCGAGGGGGCCATTTTTCGGCATTTCTCCACCAAGCAGGATATCATCCTCTCCATTATTGGCGATGTTCAAAGCGATTTTATAGGCGAGCTTCGGCGGATTGCCACCTCCGAGATTGCCCCGGCCGAGCGGTTGGAGAAGTTTATTTGCGCTACCATTCGTTACCTTGTCAAGAATAAGGGTATTACAATGTTGCTCTTTTCGGAGGCCTCGCACAACAACGACGCGGAGCTGAAGAGCAGCTTGCAGCAAATCTTTAATAATCAGAAACAGCTGGTTAGCAAAATTATTCTGGATGGCATTGCTGCTGGGCTGTGGGATGAAGGCATACCCGTTGAGAACGTCGCCATGCTTTACATGGGAATACCGATATCGCTCAACATTGAGATGATTTTGGGCGGTGGGGTATTCCATGAGGATAACTTTTGCTCGCGAATGCTGATGCTGTTGCTTAAGGTGCTTAGGAAGTAATTTTTTTTTGAACAAATAGTAAGTAATTACTTACATAAATTTAGCGTTATGGTTTATGGAGTTGTTTTTTTCATAATCGCCGTTGCCTCCTTCGTTTTTGCCATGCTAGGGTTGGGAGGAGGAATGGTGTATGTGCCGGTATTGAACTGGGCCGGGTTCGACATGGTTTCTGTCGCAATCCCCTTGGGCTTATTGCTTAATGGTTTAAACACGGCACTGGTACTCATCCCTTTTGCCCGCAAGAAGATGGTGGACTGGAAGGGAGGTGCAGTGATGGCTGCTACCGCGCTAATCGCCTCACCGCTAGGCGCAATGGCAAGCGTGCACATGCCGGTAAAGACTCTTAAAATTCTTTTTGCCGTCATGGTGGTAGCTGCTGCACTACGGACGCTTTGGATTTCAGCAAGTGCGGAACCCGATGCTATGCTGTCGCTTCGCAAGCGTAGCACGATCGGTTTTTTTGTTGGCTCATTTGCGGGTTTTATTGGTGGAATGCTGGGCATCGGTGGTGGCTTTATTATTGCTCCAATTCTTATGATGATGGGGTATAAGACTAAGGAGGCCGCTGCTACCACTGCTTTCGTTGTAACGTTTTCCTCTCTGTCGGGTTACCTCGGGCATGTGTCGCAGGGACACATGAACTGGTGGCTTACGGCAATTGTGGTGGTGGCAGTTATCATTGGCTCCCAGCTGGGAGGATCGTATATGACCAAAAAGGCAAAGTCGAAGCAGGTGAAGATTGCCTATGCGGTGGTACTGCTGCTTATTGCTACTAAAATGATTTATGGTGTAATTGCTTAGCTATGAAAACAATATTGCTAGCGTTAATGGGGGTAATGACGATGTTTCTTGCCTCAACTACTGCCTACTCACAGGAGAAGGGCACAATGGAATGGAATGGATACATACAAACTCGGCTGAGCAGCAACTTTGATGAGTCAACCGAGTTTACCATCCGAAGGGCCAAGTTGTGGGTAAACGGTACCTTGCCCCAAGCCGACTATATTTCCTATAATGTTCAGCTGGTTTACCGGTCGTTTAGTGATGACGCGCTGATGTTTCAGGATGCCTACGCCAACCTAAGGCTCGGAAGCTATGGGACTTTACGTGCAGGACGCTTTGTTCCTGACTTTATGCTTGAGCGTAGTCAGCCAGACTATAAGATTCCAGTATTGGAGAGGGCCGATGTTGTCAATGGCTTAATTCACAACTCAAAGCAGATGGCCCGCGAAATTGGGGCGCAGTATACATTTCAGAGCGATGCATCACCGCTACACTTCAGCTTGGGTGTATATAATGCCAACGTAGATAAGCCAGAGCATAGCAAGGATAATTCGTTGCTTGTGACTTCCAGAGCCTCGGTGAAGGTATTTAATGCTGATAAAAGTTGGCTAACCCTTGGTGCGTCTGCTGCTTATAGGCATCTGGACAATATTGGTCTCCCAACCATTTACAAGGCCGACAGCCTTCTTTCGGGAGAGGATTTCCGCTGGGGGTTTGAAGCCCTGCTGCACTTGAATAGCCTTGAATTACAGGGCGAATTTGTTCAGGCGAACATCAATAGCGACATCGCAAATGGTTACTATGGCTTACTTACTTGGTCGTTTGCCCGCAAGTACCAATCGGTTGTCTTTACCGAAAAGTACGATGACCTCAACCCTGCTACTAGTAACAATGCATGGTATGGCCTGGGATTCAATTATCAAATTTCAGGGAAGACCAAGCTGATGGCCGATTTCAAGGGGAGGACCGTGATGGGACGCAGCGTGAACGGTGGTGATATCCAGCTGCAGGTATTTTTCAACTAATGGTCTCATTGTGGAGGTCGAAGCTTAACTAAGAGCGATAGATGTTTAATTCACAGATAGTTCAGTTTGTTTAACCTAATAAATTAGTGTTATGATTAATCCAAAAGATTGGCTCGAATTCGGGCAAAAATTTCACGGACACAAATGCCCTGCTATGCCCATGGGCTTAAGGGTAGGTGCTGCCGCAATGAATGCATTGGGTGTTGAACGCGCCAAAGATGGTCAGCTGGTTGCTTTTGTTGACCTAGGCGAGGACCATTGTGCTACCTGCTACGGAGACGGTTTGCAGGTAATCCTCGGAACTACCTTTGGCAAGGGGAATATTAAGAAAACCCACAAGGGGAAGTGGGCTGTTACCGTTGTTGAGCGTGCCACCGGCAGGGCCGTAAGAGTAACACCAACTGCAGAAGCCATGCTTAACAATAAGAAGTCTTCTTTCTTTACTGACTACCGTATGGTTGGCAAGCCCGCTAGCACGGTGCCAGCCGAAGTTGTAGATCCTTTGGTTATCAGTGTAATGAGCGCACCCGATGAGAAGTTATTCTCCGTTTCACCCATTTTTGAATACAAGCTCGAACCTAAGAAGGACAGCTTCAATGGTTTTGTTTGTGAGGAG
This window encodes:
- the mgtA gene encoding magnesium-translocating P-type ATPase — encoded protein: MIKVAKKIGSTFSNAGGLNQGATVRLRQAAQLSTTHLYDFLETKPEGLTAEEVELRQEQYGQNDVRHDRPPTWYRQLLDAFINPFVGILVLIAVVSFIIDVWLAPPEEKEYKTVVVVSIMVLISSMLRFVQEFKSSRAAERLKSMVKTTATVHRQPTSRQEVEIGELVPGDIIFLSAGDMIPADCRILQSKDLFINQSVLTGEALPVEKRDHPVDEANRMSTLELTNLCFMGTNVESGTATAIVVNKGNLTYFGSITSTLSGKRAETSFDKGIKKISWLLIRFMVVMVPLIFLINGLVKGNWFDALLFAIAVAVGLTPEMLPMIVTANLAKGAVNMSKRKVIVKRLNAIQNLGAMNVLCTDKTGTLTLDKIVLERHLNVMGYDDHEVLKWAYLNSYHQTGLKSLLDMAILQHVELHDTMVEERYEKVDEIPFDFMRRRLSVILRQSNGKHLLICKGAVEEMLDMCSLVYDPGDDNQLQIASDEVVPLEDEIRDGVLRQAKKLNEDGMRVLLIAVKFFDDRELNYSVADEKDMLLIGLIGFLDPAKPTAKDAIESLHELGVEVKVLTGDNEIVTGKICREVGIPVSTIMLGSELEQLTDSALRDRINDISIFAKLSPDQKIRVVQNLQAIGHTVGFMGDGINDAGALRVADVGISVDTATDISKESADIILLEKDLTVLRKGIVYGRRTFGNILKYIKMTASSNFGNMFSMLGASIFLPFLPMLPAQLLMQNLLYDMSQIAIPLDTVDKEYIDRPRKWDTSGITRFILYIGPISSIFDYATFALMFFFFKASSPEHQSLFQSGWFVEGLLSQTLIVHLIRTRRVPFFQSWATPPVILLTLLIMTIGIAIPMMPWAGAMGLQPLPPLYFLFLLVILVSYALLTQVVKGWFIRKFHDF
- a CDS encoding FmdE family protein; this translates as MINPKDWLEFGQKFHGHKCPAMPMGLRVGAAAMNALGVERAKDGQLVAFVDLGEDHCATCYGDGLQVILGTTFGKGNIKKTHKGKWAVTVVERATGRAVRVTPTAEAMLNNKKSSFFTDYRMVGKPASTVPAEVVDPLVISVMSAPDEKLFSVSPIFEYKLEPKKDSFNGFVCEECGEMTVTEYGRIKGDKKVCIDCLNK
- a CDS encoding porin, encoding MKTILLALMGVMTMFLASTTAYSQEKGTMEWNGYIQTRLSSNFDESTEFTIRRAKLWVNGTLPQADYISYNVQLVYRSFSDDALMFQDAYANLRLGSYGTLRAGRFVPDFMLERSQPDYKIPVLERADVVNGLIHNSKQMAREIGAQYTFQSDASPLHFSLGVYNANVDKPEHSKDNSLLVTSRASVKVFNADKSWLTLGASAAYRHLDNIGLPTIYKADSLLSGEDFRWGFEALLHLNSLELQGEFVQANINSDIANGYYGLLTWSFARKYQSVVFTEKYDDLNPATSNNAWYGLGFNYQISGKTKLMADFKGRTVMGRSVNGGDIQLQVFFN
- a CDS encoding TetR/AcrR family transcriptional regulator encodes the protein MERQNTDVRQEQIKQAVLDIIYTDGLKNLSTRNLAKRIGLSEGAIFRHFSTKQDIILSIIGDVQSDFIGELRRIATSEIAPAERLEKFICATIRYLVKNKGITMLLFSEASHNNDAELKSSLQQIFNNQKQLVSKIILDGIAAGLWDEGIPVENVAMLYMGIPISLNIEMILGGGVFHEDNFCSRMLMLLLKVLRK
- a CDS encoding sulfite exporter TauE/SafE family protein, whose protein sequence is MVYGVVFFIIAVASFVFAMLGLGGGMVYVPVLNWAGFDMVSVAIPLGLLLNGLNTALVLIPFARKKMVDWKGGAVMAATALIASPLGAMASVHMPVKTLKILFAVMVVAAALRTLWISASAEPDAMLSLRKRSTIGFFVGSFAGFIGGMLGIGGGFIIAPILMMMGYKTKEAAATTAFVVTFSSLSGYLGHVSQGHMNWWLTAIVVVAVIIGSQLGGSYMTKKAKSKQVKIAYAVVLLLIATKMIYGVIA